From Deferrisoma camini S3R1, the proteins below share one genomic window:
- a CDS encoding Fur family transcriptional regulator gives MKVTPQRLAVIRCLEGNSSHPSAEQIHRAVTRSFPAISLATVYNTLETLEKIEAVRSVYLTGGRRHYDPEMRPHHHAVCRRCQRIEDVFPETGDPVPVPATVRGRFAEVTPMVLYRGTCADCASSSSP, from the coding sequence TTGAAGGTCACGCCGCAGCGGCTGGCGGTGATCCGGTGCCTGGAGGGAAACTCATCCCACCCTTCGGCGGAGCAGATCCATCGGGCGGTGACCCGTTCGTTCCCCGCCATCTCCCTGGCCACCGTCTACAACACCCTCGAGACCCTGGAAAAGATCGAAGCGGTCCGGTCCGTGTACCTGACCGGCGGCCGACGGCACTACGACCCGGAGATGCGGCCCCACCACCACGCGGTGTGCCGGCGGTGCCAGCGCATCGAAGACGTGTTCCCAGAAACCGGAGACCCGGTGCCGGTGCCCGCCACCGTCCGCGGCCGGTTCGCCGAGGTCACTCCCATGGTGCTGTACCGCGGCACGTGCGCCGACTGCGCTTCGTCCTCGTCGCCCTAG
- a CDS encoding right-handed parallel beta-helix repeat-containing protein, with amino-acid sequence MRRLRFVLVALAGLAASAARAGVEGVVAGRTEWSGTVEVTADVWVPPGSELVIRSGTRVRFAEALSTKTDPVFWHPGTELAVEGRLVVEGTPDAPVVFDGEGWGGLVAAPGGRVRLRGVRIRNAQEGLLAVGARAVLEAVEIEGGEFGLVAGPGSRIEAAGTRIRVEGVGVLEAGGQVVGGPVEVAADDADRLRVPPAEPEAALVPVPPARGPRVEYVGEYTVARDETWRGEVVVAGRVTVVPEAVLTLAPGTHVRFRRIDTNGDGLGEGELLVLGGIRSLGTLAAPVVFESAEAEPRPGDWDKVSLVASEDPDNRFRFTVFRHGVQALHAHFSAMTVDSCLFTDNLRAVQFQESPEAEIRSSAFWRNKQALRFRDSRVRVIGSWFGENWFGVHAFRAELEFRGNRMVGQALGNFLAKEGRVVVEDCRFEAARDGARFKDPDGVVRVRGCEIRNVAQDALSFSRVEARVEGAVLEGAGLDLVGVDRARVVLRGNRFGRAGRDAIHLSGPAEVDARRNRWEGRPPERIHDGEDEPGLGRVLWRPAEEEPE; translated from the coding sequence GTGCGCCGACTGCGCTTCGTCCTCGTCGCCCTAGCCGGCCTGGCCGCCTCGGCGGCCCGGGCCGGGGTGGAGGGGGTGGTGGCGGGCCGGACCGAGTGGTCGGGCACGGTCGAGGTGACGGCCGACGTGTGGGTGCCCCCTGGGTCCGAGTTGGTGATCCGGTCGGGCACGCGCGTGCGGTTCGCCGAGGCCCTGAGCACCAAGACCGACCCGGTGTTCTGGCACCCGGGCACCGAGCTGGCCGTGGAGGGGCGGCTCGTGGTCGAGGGCACGCCCGACGCGCCGGTGGTGTTCGACGGGGAGGGGTGGGGCGGCCTGGTCGCGGCGCCGGGCGGCCGGGTGCGCCTGCGCGGCGTCCGGATCCGCAACGCCCAGGAGGGGTTGCTGGCCGTAGGGGCCCGGGCCGTGCTGGAGGCCGTGGAGATCGAGGGCGGGGAGTTCGGCCTGGTGGCCGGCCCGGGGTCCCGGATCGAGGCGGCCGGCACCCGGATCCGGGTCGAGGGGGTGGGCGTGCTGGAGGCGGGGGGGCAGGTGGTCGGCGGGCCGGTCGAGGTCGCGGCGGACGACGCGGACCGGCTGCGGGTGCCGCCGGCGGAGCCGGAGGCGGCGCTGGTGCCGGTGCCCCCGGCCCGGGGCCCTCGGGTGGAGTACGTGGGGGAGTACACCGTGGCCCGCGACGAGACCTGGCGGGGCGAGGTGGTGGTGGCCGGGCGGGTCACGGTGGTGCCCGAGGCCGTGCTGACCCTGGCCCCGGGCACCCACGTGCGGTTCCGGCGCATCGACACCAACGGCGACGGTCTGGGGGAGGGGGAGCTCCTGGTGCTCGGGGGCATCCGCAGCCTGGGCACCCTGGCCGCGCCGGTGGTGTTCGAGTCGGCCGAGGCCGAGCCCCGGCCGGGGGACTGGGACAAGGTGAGCCTGGTGGCGTCCGAGGACCCGGACAACCGGTTCCGGTTCACGGTGTTCCGCCACGGGGTGCAGGCCCTGCACGCCCACTTCTCGGCCATGACCGTGGACTCGTGCCTGTTCACCGACAACCTGCGTGCCGTCCAGTTCCAGGAGAGCCCGGAGGCCGAGATCCGGTCCAGCGCGTTCTGGCGCAACAAGCAGGCGCTGCGGTTCCGGGACTCGCGGGTGCGGGTGATCGGGAGCTGGTTCGGGGAGAACTGGTTCGGGGTCCACGCGTTTCGGGCCGAGCTGGAGTTCCGGGGCAACCGGATGGTCGGGCAGGCGTTGGGGAACTTCCTGGCCAAGGAAGGCCGGGTGGTGGTCGAGGACTGCCGGTTCGAGGCCGCCCGGGACGGGGCCCGGTTCAAGGACCCGGATGGGGTGGTGCGGGTGCGGGGCTGCGAGATCCGGAACGTGGCCCAGGACGCGCTCTCGTTCTCCCGGGTGGAGGCCCGGGTCGAGGGGGCGGTGCTGGAGGGGGCCGGCCTGGACCTGGTGGGGGTGGACCGGGCCCGGGTCGTGCTGCGGGGGAACCGGTTCGGTCGGGCCGGCCGGGACGCGATCCACCTGAGCGGGCCGGCCGAGGTGGACGCGCGCCGCAACCGGTGGGAGGGGCGGCCGCCGGAGCGCATCCACGACGGGGAGGACGAGCCGGGCCTGGGCCGGGTGCTGTGGAGGCCCGCGGAGGAGGAGCCCGAATGA
- a CDS encoding N-acetylmuramoyl-L-alanine amidase, whose translation MRRWVAAAVVACLAGAAVARAESLEAIRQRLRAEAGVCETPSSPADLPMVGLTVLPGDTHARLALDLTGQAETAGVLKKVAPRLVPGTRVFVPRALLSPLLADPRLEPLRLGPDTPTLWRLVRRRVDTTEGGPAVAVRNLQRLNGITDPRRLPRGARILVPRSLLKGRPGEPAPPLRLSKKYRVTRVSGLQRTPKPDDFPTALRRRLRGRAWRRQLKPRKPDLVVIHTTEHRGAPFPNVASYIRRKRLTNYLVGPDGTVYEIVPDRYRAFGCGQSLWEGRYEVDFNAINVEVYADTSPGRPEGGGIRPAQYEALRALLGFLRGRYPGLHEGRVVTHRMVAVSYATGLRSRKGDPYVFDWARAGLPDNSQVIDQDVLVGRAKPCTDPRYADRMTEGQAAAARMGEL comes from the coding sequence ATGAGGAGGTGGGTTGCGGCGGCGGTGGTGGCGTGCCTCGCGGGCGCGGCCGTGGCCAGGGCGGAGAGCCTGGAGGCGATCCGGCAGCGGCTGCGGGCCGAGGCCGGGGTGTGCGAGACCCCGTCCTCCCCGGCCGACCTGCCCATGGTGGGCCTGACCGTGCTGCCCGGCGACACCCACGCGCGGCTGGCCCTGGACCTGACCGGCCAGGCCGAGACCGCGGGCGTTCTCAAGAAGGTGGCGCCCCGCCTGGTCCCGGGCACCCGGGTGTTCGTGCCCCGGGCGCTGCTGTCGCCGCTGCTGGCCGACCCCCGGCTCGAGCCGCTGCGGCTCGGGCCCGACACCCCCACCCTGTGGCGGCTGGTCCGCCGCCGGGTGGACACCACCGAGGGCGGGCCGGCCGTGGCGGTGCGCAACCTGCAGCGGCTCAACGGCATCACCGACCCCCGGCGCCTGCCCCGGGGAGCCCGGATCCTGGTGCCCCGGAGTCTGCTGAAGGGGCGCCCCGGGGAGCCGGCCCCGCCCCTGCGGCTCTCCAAGAAGTACCGCGTGACGAGGGTCTCGGGCCTCCAGCGGACCCCCAAGCCGGACGATTTTCCCACGGCGCTCCGCCGCCGACTCCGCGGTCGGGCGTGGCGGCGCCAGCTCAAACCCCGCAAGCCCGACCTGGTGGTGATCCACACCACCGAGCACCGGGGCGCGCCTTTCCCCAACGTGGCTTCCTACATCCGGCGCAAGCGACTGACCAACTACCTGGTGGGCCCCGACGGCACGGTCTACGAGATCGTGCCCGACCGCTACCGGGCGTTCGGGTGCGGCCAGAGCCTGTGGGAGGGGCGGTACGAGGTGGACTTCAACGCGATCAACGTGGAGGTGTACGCCGACACCAGCCCCGGCCGGCCAGAGGGCGGCGGCATCCGGCCCGCCCAGTACGAGGCGCTGCGGGCCCTGCTGGGGTTCCTGCGGGGAAGGTACCCGGGTCTGCACGAGGGGCGGGTGGTCACCCACCGCATGGTCGCGGTGAGCTACGCCACCGGCCTGCGCTCCCGCAAGGGCGACCCCTACGTGTTCGACTGGGCCCGTGCCGGCCTGCCGGACAACAGCCAGGTGATCGACCAGGACGTGCTGGTGGGGCGGGCCAAGCCCTGCACCGACCCCCGGTACGCCGATCGGATGACCGAGGGCCAGGCGGCCGCGGCCCGCATGGGGGAGCTCTGA
- a CDS encoding golvesin C-terminal-like domain-containing protein, with protein MARWVRWLGAWCLVAVWAAAASGACPTADEAEVVRLINEARQAAGLGPLQAEVRLTGAARGHSRDMAANGFFSHTGSDGSVFWQRIRTGGYGLRAGAENIAAGYRSPSAVVNAWMASPGHRANILGPYRDVGVGVARGGPYGVYWTVDFATPLGASEPFDPVCSGGDEPASDPVPTPVPGPPAGGEVVVDDGGAGTSFVGLWRPSAMPGGYGSGSLYCVGYRGERYRWTPRLPAAGRYRVFLWWAEGRGRSMRVPVRVRHAGGESETLVNQRRDGGRWNLLGTFEFRADGSEWVELSGENGQASADAVRFVPATGEPADPPAAANRSPQPRDDEAVARSGETVGIRVLANDTDPDGDPLTVVAVGPAAHGRAEVGADGVVEYTPDPGFAGNDAFSYTAGDGRGGTAEARVTVRVDPPPPADAPSPAVELVLDEDAAAAQTVGLWRPSRIAGGYQGDSLYCLGLSRDRFRWTPDLPAPGPYRVYLWWTASQGRSPRVPVRVRHAGGEFETLVNQRRDGGRWNLLGTFEFRADGSEWVELSGENGQASADAVRFVPAGP; from the coding sequence ATGGCGCGGTGGGTGCGGTGGTTGGGGGCATGGTGCCTGGTGGCGGTGTGGGCCGCGGCGGCGTCCGGGGCCTGCCCCACGGCGGACGAGGCCGAGGTGGTACGGTTGATCAACGAGGCCCGGCAGGCCGCGGGGCTGGGTCCGCTCCAGGCAGAGGTCCGGCTGACCGGTGCGGCCCGCGGCCACAGCCGGGACATGGCCGCAAACGGGTTTTTCAGCCACACCGGATCGGACGGTTCCGTGTTCTGGCAGAGGATCCGCACCGGGGGCTACGGGTTGAGGGCGGGCGCCGAGAACATCGCGGCCGGCTACCGTTCGCCGTCCGCGGTGGTGAACGCCTGGATGGCCTCCCCGGGGCACCGGGCGAACATCCTCGGGCCCTACCGCGACGTGGGGGTGGGGGTGGCGCGGGGCGGGCCGTACGGGGTGTACTGGACCGTGGACTTTGCCACGCCGCTGGGGGCCAGTGAGCCGTTCGACCCGGTGTGCTCCGGGGGGGACGAGCCGGCTTCCGACCCGGTCCCGACGCCCGTGCCGGGCCCGCCGGCCGGGGGCGAGGTCGTGGTGGACGACGGCGGCGCGGGCACCTCGTTCGTGGGGCTCTGGCGGCCCTCGGCGATGCCCGGCGGATACGGGAGCGGAAGCCTGTACTGCGTGGGGTACCGGGGGGAGCGGTACCGGTGGACGCCCCGGCTTCCGGCCGCCGGCCGCTACCGGGTGTTCCTGTGGTGGGCCGAGGGCAGGGGGCGGAGCATGCGGGTGCCGGTGCGGGTGCGCCACGCCGGCGGCGAGTCCGAGACGCTCGTGAACCAGCGCCGGGACGGGGGGCGGTGGAACCTGCTGGGCACGTTCGAGTTCCGGGCCGACGGCAGCGAGTGGGTGGAGCTCTCGGGCGAGAACGGCCAGGCCTCGGCCGACGCCGTGCGGTTCGTGCCGGCGACCGGGGAGCCCGCCGATCCCCCTGCCGCGGCGAACCGGTCGCCCCAGCCGCGGGACGACGAGGCGGTGGCCCGAAGCGGCGAGACCGTGGGGATCCGGGTCCTGGCGAACGACACCGACCCGGACGGGGACCCGTTGACCGTGGTGGCGGTCGGCCCGGCCGCCCACGGCCGGGCCGAGGTGGGGGCCGACGGTGTGGTGGAGTACACCCCCGACCCGGGTTTTGCGGGGAACGACGCGTTCTCGTACACGGCGGGCGACGGTCGGGGGGGCACGGCGGAGGCCCGGGTCACGGTGCGGGTGGATCCGCCGCCCCCGGCGGACGCGCCCTCACCGGCCGTCGAGCTGGTTCTCGACGAGGACGCCGCGGCCGCTCAGACCGTGGGGTTGTGGCGGCCGTCCAGGATCGCCGGGGGGTACCAGGGAGACAGCCTGTACTGCCTCGGGCTGTCCCGGGACCGGTTTCGGTGGACCCCGGACCTGCCGGCGCCGGGCCCCTACCGGGTATACCTGTGGTGGACCGCCAGCCAGGGCCGGAGCCCACGGGTGCCGGTGCGGGTGCGCCACGCCGGCGGCGAGTTCGAGACGCTCGTGAACCAGCGCCGGGACGGGGGGCGGTGGAACCTGCTGGGCACGTTCGAGTTCCGGGCCGACGGCAGCGAGTGGGTGGAGCTCTCGGGCGAGAACGGCCAGGCCTCGGCCGACGCCGTGCGGTTCGTGCCGGCAGGGCCTTGA
- a CDS encoding 1-acyl-sn-glycerol-3-phosphate acyltransferase — translation MSRPIARLSRSLSSRLLSASLRGCEIPWIRALAERYGLNRTRYRRQEAVEAVVEAVTAHYAEHRFEAALAARQARVYQKVYFRHRLRRLGPSDPRAAKYRRRVAELGGLGDSMAIIRHLARYYAEDMVAELNPAFFLLFRAVARRIFPHFVRSIRVLEERDGVLDRVRRAVEHGPVFLLPNHVSNADHVPLCFALNAAGIPQPRIAAGANLFRGVSTVVLPAMNAYKIRREQIGAEKRWPHTVRWFQNPVYRRVHTAYLRFGWDRNEPFLFYLEGTRSRDGRLGKPKRGIVADILGYLEHTGRRAWAVPISLSYTLVPEDEEIEAARRGAEISRQDLVSQLTRLDRRYRQLGDPPIHLRFSEPLELVPGEPADRVAARILERIAAGIVPASTSLLARAVLRVARREGGTSWFRPEEAEAAFRAGSEAERWDEFGDALDLFQRRGFVDPAPARSRYVVRNEPLLVQYANRIAHLPESLGR, via the coding sequence GTGTCCCGCCCCATCGCCCGCTTGTCCCGGTCCCTGTCCTCCCGGCTCCTGTCCGCCTCCCTGCGGGGATGCGAGATCCCGTGGATCCGGGCCCTGGCCGAGCGGTACGGCCTGAACCGGACCCGCTACCGCAGGCAGGAGGCGGTCGAGGCCGTGGTGGAGGCCGTGACGGCCCACTACGCCGAGCACCGGTTCGAAGCGGCCCTGGCGGCCCGGCAGGCCCGGGTGTACCAGAAGGTGTACTTCCGGCACCGGCTGCGCCGCCTGGGCCCCTCCGATCCTCGCGCCGCCAAGTACCGGCGCCGGGTGGCCGAGCTCGGCGGCCTGGGCGACTCGATGGCGATCATCCGCCACCTCGCCCGGTACTACGCCGAGGACATGGTGGCCGAGCTCAACCCAGCCTTCTTCCTGCTGTTTCGGGCCGTGGCCCGACGGATCTTCCCCCACTTCGTGAGGAGCATCCGGGTGCTCGAGGAGCGCGATGGGGTGCTCGACCGGGTGCGACGGGCCGTGGAGCACGGCCCCGTGTTCCTCCTGCCCAACCACGTGTCCAACGCCGACCACGTGCCCTTGTGCTTCGCCCTGAACGCGGCCGGCATCCCCCAGCCCCGGATCGCAGCCGGGGCCAACCTGTTCCGGGGGGTGTCCACGGTGGTGCTCCCGGCCATGAACGCTTACAAGATCCGGCGGGAGCAGATCGGGGCAGAGAAACGGTGGCCCCACACCGTGCGCTGGTTCCAGAACCCGGTGTACCGAAGGGTCCACACCGCCTACCTGCGGTTCGGGTGGGACCGCAACGAGCCGTTCCTGTTCTACCTGGAGGGCACCCGCTCCCGGGACGGCCGGCTCGGCAAGCCCAAGCGGGGCATCGTGGCCGACATCCTGGGGTACCTGGAGCACACCGGCCGCCGGGCCTGGGCCGTGCCGATCTCGCTGTCCTACACCCTGGTGCCCGAGGACGAGGAGATCGAGGCGGCCCGCAGGGGGGCCGAGATCTCCCGGCAGGACCTGGTGAGCCAGCTGACCCGGCTGGACCGCCGGTACCGACAGCTCGGCGACCCCCCGATCCACCTGCGGTTCTCCGAGCCCCTGGAGCTCGTTCCGGGCGAGCCCGCCGACCGGGTGGCGGCCCGGATCCTCGAACGCATCGCGGCGGGGATCGTGCCGGCGTCCACCTCGCTCCTGGCCCGCGCCGTGCTGAGGGTGGCCCGCCGGGAGGGCGGAACCTCCTGGTTTCGGCCGGAGGAGGCCGAGGCCGCATTTCGGGCCGGCTCGGAAGCGGAGCGGTGGGACGAGTTCGGGGACGCCCTGGACCTGTTCCAGCGCAGGGGGTTCGTGGACCCCGCCCCGGCCCGCTCCCGGTACGTCGTGCGAAACGAGCCCCTGCTCGTTCAGTACGCCAACCGGATCGCGCACCTGCCAGAATCGTTAGGACGGTAG
- a CDS encoding DUF3047 domain-containing protein encodes MIRLTALAALMLIPLTAAAEVLWVEDFEGGLGRGWEEKRFSGQTLYEVVTEPDGNRALRAESRGAASGLVFEIRFDPCRYPILSWRWKVDRVVEASDPSRKQGDDYAARVYVVFPHWFPPKTKSLNYIWGTRLPPETAVPNPFFSNAVMIAAESGPDRVGRWVEERRNLVEDYRRAFGRDPPKAGAVAVMTDTDQTGESVTAWYDDLRIESLEAPACSQ; translated from the coding sequence ATGATCCGGCTCACGGCCCTGGCGGCGCTCATGCTGATTCCCCTGACCGCGGCGGCCGAGGTGCTGTGGGTCGAGGACTTCGAGGGGGGCCTGGGCAGGGGCTGGGAGGAAAAGCGGTTCTCCGGGCAGACCTTGTACGAGGTGGTCACCGAGCCGGACGGCAACCGGGCCCTGCGGGCCGAGAGCCGGGGGGCGGCCTCCGGCCTGGTGTTCGAGATCCGGTTCGACCCCTGCCGCTACCCGATCCTCTCCTGGCGCTGGAAGGTGGACCGGGTGGTGGAGGCGAGCGACCCGAGCCGCAAGCAGGGCGACGACTACGCCGCCCGGGTGTACGTGGTGTTCCCCCACTGGTTTCCCCCCAAGACGAAGAGCCTCAACTACATCTGGGGCACCCGTCTGCCCCCGGAGACCGCGGTGCCCAACCCGTTCTTCTCCAACGCGGTCATGATCGCGGCCGAGTCCGGTCCCGACCGGGTGGGCCGGTGGGTGGAGGAGCGGCGGAACCTGGTGGAGGACTACCGTCGCGCCTTCGGCCGCGACCCCCCAAAGGCCGGGGCCGTGGCGGTCATGACCGACACCGACCAGACCGGAGAGTCCGTCACGGCCTGGTACGACGACCTCCGCATCGAGTCCCTGGAGGCCCCGGCCTGCTCGCAGTAG
- a CDS encoding dihydroorotate dehydrogenase-like protein translates to MDLSTTYLGLSLSHPVIPGASSLTEGPDRVRRLEDAGAPAVVLPSLFEEEIEHERLRRIRDVERPSESFAEALSYFPRAGSEGPDAYLERLRKIKEAVAIPVIASLNGASPGTWVEYARQIQEAGADALELNVYFLAADPGVGPAEVDDRVVEVVGSVVRVVSLPVAVKLSPFFSSLPHLVRRLGQTGARAVVLFNRFYQPDIDPEALEVVPRLRRSTPAELGLRLRWTALLAHRVPAELAVTGGVHGPEDAAKAILAGARTVQMVSALLEHGPDHLGAVVRGLTEWMERKGYENLDQVRGLLASDGSSDPAGLVRANYARVLRCGV, encoded by the coding sequence ATGGACCTGAGCACGACCTACCTGGGGCTCTCCCTCTCCCACCCGGTGATCCCTGGCGCGTCGTCCTTGACCGAGGGTCCGGACCGGGTCCGGAGGCTCGAGGACGCGGGTGCGCCCGCCGTGGTCCTGCCGAGCCTGTTCGAGGAGGAGATCGAGCACGAGCGGCTCCGCCGGATCCGGGACGTGGAACGGCCGTCGGAGTCGTTCGCCGAGGCCCTGAGCTACTTCCCCCGGGCCGGATCCGAGGGCCCGGACGCGTACCTGGAGCGCCTCCGAAAGATCAAGGAGGCCGTCGCGATCCCGGTGATCGCCTCGCTGAACGGCGCATCCCCCGGCACCTGGGTGGAGTACGCGCGGCAGATCCAGGAGGCCGGGGCCGACGCCCTGGAGCTCAACGTGTACTTCCTGGCGGCCGACCCCGGCGTGGGGCCGGCCGAGGTGGACGACCGGGTGGTCGAGGTGGTGGGCTCGGTGGTGCGGGTCGTGTCCCTGCCCGTGGCGGTGAAGCTCTCCCCGTTCTTCTCGTCGCTGCCCCACCTGGTTCGGCGCCTGGGCCAGACCGGGGCCCGGGCCGTGGTGCTGTTCAACCGGTTCTACCAGCCCGACATCGACCCCGAGGCCCTCGAGGTGGTCCCGCGCCTGCGCCGGTCCACCCCTGCCGAGCTGGGGCTCCGGCTCCGGTGGACCGCCCTGCTGGCCCACAGGGTGCCCGCCGAGCTCGCCGTGACCGGCGGGGTCCACGGGCCCGAGGACGCGGCCAAGGCGATCCTGGCCGGGGCCCGAACGGTTCAGATGGTCTCGGCGCTCCTCGAGCACGGACCCGACCACCTCGGAGCCGTGGTCCGGGGCCTCACCGAGTGGATGGAGCGCAAGGGGTACGAGAACCTGGACCAGGTCCGGGGCCTGCTGGCCTCGGACGGCTCGTCCGACCCGGCCGGCCTGGTGCGGGCCAACTACGCCCGGGTGCTGCGATGCGGGGTCTGA